ACTAACGGAGCTACCGGCGCAACGGGCGCAACAGGGGCAACAGGCGCAACTGGGGCAACAGGCGCAACTGGCACAGCAGGAACAAACGGTGCAACTGGAGCTACCGGTGCAACAGGTGCAACGGGTGCGACAGGCACAGCAGGAACTAACGGAGCTACAGGAGCAACTGGTGCAACCGGAGCAAATGGAGCAACGGGCGCAACAGGCGTAACGGGTGCAACAGGTGCAACTGGCACAGCAGGAACTAACGGCGCAACTGGAGCTACCGGCGCAACGGGTGCAACAGGGGCAACAGGCGCAACAGGCACAGCAGGAACAAATGGTGCAACTGGCGCTACCGGCGCAACTGGCACAACCGGAGCAACGGGTGCGACAGGCACAGCAGGAACTAACGGAGCTACCGGTGCAACGGGCGCAACAGGGGCAACGGGCGCAACAGGGGCAACGGGCGCAACAGGCGTAACGGGTGCAACAGGTGCAACTGGCACAGCAGGAACTAACGGCGCAACTGGAGCTACTGGTGCAACAGGTGCAACGGGTGCGACAGGCACAGCAGGAACTAACGGCGCAACTGGAGCAACCGGCGCAACGGGTGCAACAGGCACAGCAGGAACTAACGGAGCTACCGGTGCAACGGGCGCAACAGGTGCAACAGGTGCAACGGGTGCGACAGGCACAGCAGGAACAAACGGAGCAACAGGTGCAACTGGCACAGCAGGAACAAACGGCGCAACCGGAGCTACCGGTGCAACAGGTGCAACGGGTGCGACAGGCACAGCAGGAACAAACGGAGCAACAGGTGCAACTGGAGCTACCGGAGCAACCGGCGCAACGGGCGCTACCGGTGCAACAGGTGCGACTGGCTTAATCAATACGGGCAGTTGCTATAGAAAAGTTCTCGATGGATCGTCGTCTTCCTCAAATAGCTTGAGAACAGTTGCCGTTGATTGTGATGATACGACAAACGAATGGATGGTTTCTGGGGTTATGCGTACGCCAACTACATCAGCAACCTGCGTCGGGGCTGTCCATCACGAAATGCGACCAACTAGCTCAACAGCTATACCCTACGGCTTGCAAATCACTTCAGATCGTGTTTGTCGCAGCGGTAACTGGATTCTTGGCGTGGAAATTTTATGCTGCCCAAAATAAGTTTAGCTAAGGGTTTATATGAAAAATAAATCATCAATGATTCTTATAGTTTGCATGCTTATGCCTGTTATTGATGCTGCAGCTATCAGCGTGAATGGCGAGTGTATTCAAGGATTGCACTATGGTCATGGCCGCAATCTAACAGTAGCCTTGTCGCCAAGTAATGATCCGAACCGTGACGTTTCTGATATCTCGTTAATCAATGACCAAGATGGCAGCGTCATTAAAAGCCTCCAGGGAGATGACAAAAATACCTTTGTTTTTGAAAACGTCCCCGAAGGTAATTGGTTTGTTAATTGTAAGTATTGCTGCGATGGTATTCCTAAAGAGTCTTCAGCAGTCTCGAATGCTGAGCCAATGAGCATATTGAATGATATCAAAAACACAAAAAAGTAAATTTTAAAGCTCCATGTTGCTGATTCTAAAAGTTTAACTAACTTGATTGTAACAATAACTTTTTCAGTTCGATTGCATCAGCATAATTTGGACTCAAGCGTAGAGCCTCTTCGAGCTTAGATAGGGCTTCCGACCGACGATTTATCGAGGCTAACCAACGGGCATAGTAATAATAAGCGCTTGGCTCAGACGGATTTAATTGTATTGCCCGGGAGAAATACATTTCTGCTTGATCGCTTTTGTTTTGGGCACTGTAAAGAATTCCTAAATTAATATGTAGTGTTGAATAGTTAGGTGTGAGAATCAACGCACGCATAAAGTAATCTTCAGCGATTGCATAATTTCCTTTTTCCATTTGTGATAGGCCGTAATTCATAAGGCCCCGACCATTTTTAGGACTTTTAGTTGCCACGTCAAACCATAAAGCTTCAGCAGAACTCCAGACTCGATTACGCTGCCGAATGCTATAAACGTGTAGGGAAAAGAATATGATCAGGAAAGCGGTTACAGTCATTCGAATCTTTGAATTGTTGATCCTGTAGTGCGCACTAATCCACGTCAGTAGATGCGTAAAGCTGACTGTGACTGCTAGCGTCAGCCCGATGTAAGGTAAAAAAATACGATGATCATTCTGCACTTCGGCGAGTGGAATAATTGAAGAGGTGGGGCATAGCGTTAAAAAAAACCAAGCAATACCAAAACTAACTGGTCGTAACTTAGAAATTCTTGAGCATCTAATTGCGTATGTTAAGATGGAAAGCAGTAATAAAGTCCCGAGGAAAATCCTTGTGTCAGTTGGACTTCTGATTAACTCGAAATCAGAATCTGCAGATAAATTTACCGGAGCGAAGAAAGTAAAGATATAGTGTGCGATAATATAGATCTGAGTTTGAAGATAATCTAAGCGTGATGTGCCGCCTGGCTCCCAATGAGGCGACATGTGTAAACTAAATCCCAATAATCCGAAACCAACTAGAAATTCCGGCAGCGTTCGCCAGATGCAAGCAAAAAGTATTTTGATTAATTTGGAATTAAGCTGCAAATGCTGTTGCTGATCGAAAAGTAGAATATATGCGACCAGCAACGCAGGGTACATTGCTGCCGCTTCTTTTGACAGCACTGCAAGGCCTAGCGCTAAAAGAGATAAACAGCGTAGTAATAGATAGGCCCGATATTGGTAGAGGCAAAATGCAAGAACTAAA
The window above is part of the bacterium genome. Proteins encoded here:
- a CDS encoding tetratricopeptide repeat protein, with the translated sequence MKFKANWAFNVVSFSLLFSALIFAYSNHFYNPFHFDDFHTIADNVAIRSLENWPAFFSDPKTFSTIPSHQSYRPIITLSLAIDYALSDKISTLQFHISMFIVYLAQLVLIYLFFKHLLILSGYQAAAKIALIGTAIYGLHTANAETLNYIISRSDLYSTFFLVLAFCLYQYRAYLLLRCLSLLALGLAVLSKEAAAMYPALLVAYILLFDQQQHLQLNSKLIKILFACIWRTLPEFLVGFGLLGFSLHMSPHWEPGGTSRLDYLQTQIYIIAHYIFTFFAPVNLSADSDFELIRSPTDTRIFLGTLLLLSILTYAIRCSRISKLRPVSFGIAWFFLTLCPTSSIIPLAEVQNDHRIFLPYIGLTLAVTVSFTHLLTWISAHYRINNSKIRMTVTAFLIIFFSLHVYSIRQRNRVWSSAEALWFDVATKSPKNGRGLMNYGLSQMEKGNYAIAEDYFMRALILTPNYSTLHINLGILYSAQNKSDQAEMYFSRAIQLNPSEPSAYYYYARWLASINRRSEALSKLEEALRLSPNYADAIELKKLLLQSS